A segment of the Trifolium pratense cultivar HEN17-A07 linkage group LG7, ARS_RC_1.1, whole genome shotgun sequence genome:
tcagtttaaaaaaaaagaccagaatattaattaattaattccgCCACATTCTTTTGTTCTTAAAACAGTAGCagaaaattattttgttcatgcgtattttttttatggttacaAAGTGTGGTTAATGTTTTAGTAGCTCCTAATGTTGATTCCTCTGTGAAAtcaaatcaacaacaattacaaTAACAACCCTTCAGATTCATTGGTTACTTTACTTTCACAACCACAACCAACACTACAAACAATATCAAGAAATTCTTCCCTTGCTGTTAGTGTTAAGTCTATAAGGTTATATTTGGAATTTCAATTCTTTCCATGGATCCAGCGCCAATAATCAACGCTGCTCCAACACGCCGTCGTATCACCTACCGGAGATCTGGAACTTCCTGCCGTCCAAAACACCCCACTTCAGCCATGACTTCTTAACAATCATCAAGAAGATCTTGCAACTACAAGAACAACATAAACTACTTCTGAGTTGGCAGACAAGAAAGATGAGATTAAAGAACAGAAGACGAAAAATGAACGAACGAATTCTGAGTTGATGAGTGATGAAGATCAAGAAGCCATGATTGGAAAAGGGGAAGAGTGAAATCGGAAGTTGCGGCGAGAGATAACGAGATTTGAGATTGGAGAGAACGAGATTGGAGATTTGATTTGGAATGTAATGGTTGAAATTCAAAGTTAATAACGAATactatgagagagagagagagagagagagatagatatTTTGATggattgaatgaatgaattaatgTGGCAAAGAAGAAGAGACAAAATCACtctaaaaagaaaacaaagctGCTCTTCCTTTTCTAGCTGTCATCCACTCACATGCTTTTTCTATAAATATTGGCGGAGTAATCCCGCCACAAAGTGGTATCTGTCAGGTTCAAATTTACTAGCGGATAAATCTGCCAATAActcttccaattttatttttttaattctgttttatattttttggcaGATAAATCCgccaatatatatattatttattttatttttttcggaTAAAGTTATTGGCGGTTTTTTATTACTTTGTGGCTGAATTTTCTGCTAATAACTTTGTGGCGGATTTTTCCGCCAATAAGTGAATTTAAATTCCGTTTGTAAATGaaggttttcttgtagtgatattTCAGTTTACTCTCttgagattttattttattttattttgtcctttaaattataaatattagataatgTGTCCcttaaattattttgatttcatTTTGGTCCTTAAAGTTATGAATGTTGCTTTGCTCCTTTAAGAAGCTaagatattttagtttttaatagGAGGACTAATTGTCTAAAGTTCGTAACTTGATCAAAATGTTCAATAAGCATAACTTCAGAGACCAAAATGAAGCGAGAAAAATTTATGGGATCAAGTGGTATAATGTTCATAATTTAAGggactaaaataaaacaaaaaaataaataaattaaaagactAAAGTGAAATCTAAAATTAACTTAGGACGAAAAATGTAGTTTAGACTTTATATGTTTGTATGATCAAAgtaaaattgtttgatatgcCGGTTTGGTTCTTTGGAAAGGTGATAATAATCTGTTTTTTTTAGAGAGATTGGATTTAGGAATCACATTACTTCCATGATCACTTTGTGAAAGTATTTTTTACATATTCGGTTCTTTTGAACAGGAAATGTCTTACTTTGTCGAGTtatgtaatattttatttggttgTCAAATGGCTATGGAAAACACAATTGATTCATGTCATCTTAGAAACTAATTCAACTTATGTCGTCAATACGATCAACAATATGTTCACATCCACCATTCATCGTCAACCTCTCATCCATGAGATTCTCTCTTTTATCCACGTACCTTCCAAGTTGGACCATCCATGTTCATACCATTCACCATGAAACAAACTCTTGTCTACCTATCCTAGCATGTAGAGATCATGATGTTGGTATCTCGCTGGTTATGCTAGCTAGATTTAATGCTTgcttatattaatatttttttaataaagatttaAGGGGAGTTTATTCCTCTATATATAGTCATGCCTTAgtttttctctattttcttttttatattctaaattataaatatattttatgtatacGTAAGATACTTGCACTTGAATGAAAGACAAAAGACAAGTTGCGCCGCTAGCTACTCATTTTTGAATGGTAAAACCAATCATCTACATCTTGAGACTTACGAGACacaatacattttttaataaaaaaaaaagggttgttagataaaagtaatttttttcataaacttataaagttttttcatttgttttgaaTAGTGTTGAAACATATAGctgtagttttatttttaaatttcttccattattatcttaattaaaaatataaaattattttaacaatattttatgttatttattaattagttcaattattaaatttatcaaatactttaaaataaattattaattataactttttatcttatcttttaattaatgagAAAGATTGGTAGTCATTATTAATTCTTCAAACCAAAGAGGCAGAAATTAGATgacatgtgattttttttctttctaataattCGATGTACAAGGACTTGATGTTATGATTTTGTATCAGGAAAGTAACAAATGACTAAGCTTGGTACAATTGTGTGGATGTTATGCTATGCTTGGCCTTGGTGGTAAAGTGTCCAAAAGGGAGCCTAAATTATAAAGGCACCCCCGTTGTTGGTAATGAAAATCTTTCATGTGAAAgtattcaattaaattaaaaaaaaaattgtaataaaagATCGGGTTTGCATGAGagagatatattaattatatcttCATTCGAAGccgattttttattataatttttttaagtttaaattttgaatagaGATATATAAGTTGACAGAGATATTATTTGTTAGATAAGAtacattttaataatttttttcataattaataAAGTCTAACAACATACATTTTAAATATAGAGATATTTACATATTCTAATTCAATTCTAATATTATTAtcaaataacaaaacaaaaaattttggTCAAAACGAAATTTATTTggattatattaaaaatatgtttgatatatgaataaattttaacaattttgCCCATTTTATTTTAGGTGTTTAATTATTGACTCAATGAAGGATTaagttataacttttttttttttttttgactaaaagttatAACTAATGTTGATTCACCAAGTACCAAACACTTGATTTGGTCCACTGAGGtccaatatatttattttaacagaAAGTTAGGAAACTAAAAATTCGTGACCTACAACTTACGGTTCATTAATATTCAGAGCAAGTAACCCTTGTTGTCCTAGCCTCTAATACTATTATACCAACATTGGAATATTGTAGTATAGTACTTCTTTATTACTTCGATCCACATAAAAGAATTTCATAATAGTAACACGTAAATTCTTGGCTAAATAGGACAATCGATCATTAACTTATTTATTAGTTTCATATTGATATGTTAACTAATTAACGTTATAAATTAGTTCAAGCCTCTTATTGATATGTTAACTAATTAACGTTATAAATTGGTCCGAAGAAACAACAAATCAATGCGcttttttattataagagaaaaaaacgTCATATCTTTACCCACCAAGACTATACAAGAAAGTGTGGTCCATAAATTCTAATTCAACTGGAAAATATGTCGAAATTACTCCCAATCACTCTAatttgtgtgtgagttttcagtAACCTTGTCATTTTGTCTATCAAccaaaaaagaatttaaaaaagtgTGAACTTATCGAACATAATCACATGTATTACTATTGATAGTTAAACATGTGTGAAGATATATAGAAACATGAAAAATTTCATATTCTACAAATCAATGTCTCTAATAAAAGctttaattttttgattaattagttttatttggGTTATATATGTTGAGCTATTGCAGATTAGGGACCTCTCTTTCACGTGCAAATAAACTTAACTACAGTGGTGGTCGCCAACTACAAATAGCAGCTTTAGGAATTAGCACCCCCTACATTTAATATGATTATGTCTCAAGCTCTCAATATATATGTAACTTCAAACTCATCTAAATTTCACATCTATCAAACTATAGCtattaaaattgttttcacATATATAGGTTAATATGGCGTTTGTTCATTTTATCATAGCTCTTCTCTTTGCATTAGCTCTTGCTACAATTGATCCTTCTTCAAGCCATATGGTAAAAGGAAGAGTCTCTTGTAATGATTGTACTCAGGACTATGATTTCTCTGGTTTGTCTCAAATCTCATCTCATTATTTAGTTTACTTTGTTTGGGAttgagttaaatatatattttttttatctataaatatctctgattttatttttagttcgtataaaaatttcaacaagTTTTGATCTCTTAAATATTTTCTGTTACGAGTTTTGGTCCCTGAATTTTCAGTCAACTTATGTATattactaaaaaatttaaatttttttttccgtgGTTATGCTCAGCACATTATAAAAATCTGTTAtgaaaaagttttattttaaatttttaacaagGGCTGacttaaatatgaatttttaagttttatgcaataaaaaattcattaaaagaATTTCTTATGTTAAAACATTCtaaatttttgtgaaaaaaattcttataatattataaacatgaataaaaaatcataaaaaattaaacaatagtTAATTAAAAGTAGGATAGAAAATTGTGATTCTCTTAACCTAATTAATACTATATCCAGAGACTCTCTTAGAGAAAGTAAAGGGATATGTTAGAAAGCAACacacaatattattataaattctaCAATAGAAATCACATATTTTAATTCACTTACTAATATCTTAAACTACTTAGTGAATATTTGATTATGTGGTGGGCAAAACTAATTTTAAGTGAATCAATgaagataaaaatattttatatatgaataaatttaTGTTAAGAGTAATTCgaacaataattttaaaagtgtaaaaatcatttttaaaattagaagCTAAAATTTCTAACTTCAAGCAGAATTaattttaaagacaaaattaattcTCTACTCTAGAAAAAccaaacatgttaaaatcaattctataCCTTTAAAATTAATTCTAACTTTACCAAAAATGGAACAAAGatacaatttaaaaaataggaCAGAGTTGAAATTTATACAACTTGACTAGAAAGATACTCAACTATTAATCTCAACCATTGAAATTAAATGCACATAAGTGGATTGGTCTAAAATGGACAAATCTTTTTGTTGGTCCAAATTAAAGCAAACTTATCTAGAATAGAACATACTTCCACACTATGATTCTACAATTTTTCCATGGTTTCAGGAATTAAGGTCTCAATGAAGTGTGAAGGTGTGAAAAACTTGGCTATGGCAACTACACAACATGATGGTTCCTTCATGGTTGATCTTTCTACATACCATCCAAAACCATTATCTTATGATAATTGCCATGTAAAAATTCTTGGTGGGCCATATAAAATTTATGCCACAAGGAAAAACCAATTCTCACAAATTGTGAAGGACAAAGAAGGAAATAGCTACACAATTTCCACTCCTCTTAGTTTTTTCACTTCTTGCCCCAAAAATAAAGAATGCAAAGTTGAGAAGAATAATGAATTTGGTTCATCAAAAACCATTAATTTTCCATTGCCTCCAGCATGGGGTTTGGCACCATCTAGTTATTATCTTCCTTTTTTCCCTATCATTGGAATACCATGATCATATTTATTATGTTCCATTAATCCTGGAAGAATAAGACACCTACATAGTTGTGGTGGTAAAAATAATGTATGTTTAAGATGTTTGTAAAATGTTTGTGAAGGcagtttaattattttttttatttatttgttgttaaGCAAGTTCATTAATGtcttaggtttttttttttgacgcaatttAATGTCTTAGGTTGAAAAAGCAGATAAACATATCTTCCTATTTTGAACAATATTTATGTTGCACTATTATGATATGTAAAAGCATAATATTATTCTGATCAATATGTAGTGACTTGATCCATGTTCCAATTAACTAAATTTGTagtataattaaatttttacacTTAAACCACACATTGGCTCACAttggctcaagtggttaataagttCCCTTTAAGATAATCAATTGGAAGAACCTGAGTTCGGTTCTTGATAGAAACAATTTTTGACtagattttacttacctcatGGCCAAACTTTATATTACTGACCCTCTTTTTCTAGGAATCAGaaagttaaatatatataaaaaaagttatactTAAAAAAATCTCAGAAgtaattcttttatttctatttcttttttaagaAATAGATATGTGGTCCATTTGTCCACAAATTCTAGCTCAATCGATAGAAATTTCGAAATTATTAGGTTAAATGTCATGATTGTGATTCGAACCTCAATCCCTCCACTTATGCGGTCCatttgttcttttaattttaactaATTAACATTATAAATTGGTTCTAACCTCTTATCATTTCTTTTATGATTGGTAATATATTGGACGGTTTTAAACCCAAATTGACAAACTTATATTGCCACGGCCTCATGAaacatattagaatttgagaggcctatactcaatcacaaaagctagcttgagagttgaggtttgcatcACGCCTATAAAAgctatctatgtcatatctctagccaacgCGGGACTTCTAACAAAACATGTAAAGCTTCAGCTTAGACTTATAAGCTCATATTTGTCATTTTATGTGACAGCTTCTTTTCTCACTTTGATGTGATTCTTGGAAATTGTTTCTTTTATCATTTCGATTGTTCTGGAATATACGGTGAATTTGAAAGAAATCATAGAAAACATTGAGTTTGGAAGAAATCGATTGGAAAATCGATAATTGTGTTCAAATAACTAGAGCTGttaaaatgggctagcccgaatgagCCGGCCCGCtaagcccgattttttcccgtTGTCGGAAACAATAGACACCACCAAAAGACTAGAAACAATAGACACCACCAAAACCGTTGTCAGAACATCTCCATCtccatcaccatcaccatcccCAAAACCAAAATCCATTGCGCTGCCAAAAACCACCGGTGTCACGCCATCTCCATCACCTGTTCACCACTACCAAGAAGAAAACGTGCTTTATTGGATTGGATATGCATTTTCAGTTTTTGGGGTATATATTATGACTAATTCAAAATGATGTCATAAATCCATCATAGATAATAATACCCAAAAAATGAGTGAACACCTCTTGGGGGGCAACCAAAACATAAAGACAAGACATATTCTTTCCCCACAACCGCGTTGAATCAGTTCCCACTTCAAACTCAAACTATCTTTTTCTCATTTCACTCGGAGAGAAATCTCATTATCAATCTCTTCaattaatatataacaataattAAGATCCTCTACATTATGCATAAAAATACTATATATGTTTACGTATATAtattactagcttatagttcATTATTATTTGAAATGTACTAACAGTAACTACAAaattaaatcaacaacaaaaaattaatatggagGATCCACCAACTGGTTTTCGTTTCTACCCAACAGAAGAAGAACTAGTTGGATTCTATCTACACAACCAGCTTGAAGGACAAATGCATCATCACATAAACAGAGTTATCCCTGTCATTGATATCAATGCCAAAGAGCCATGGGATCTTCCAAGTAATTAATTAACACACTATTCTCACGTGTAACTTATTCATCATTTCTTCATGCATGATATGATATCAATATTAATGACTTTTAgaatttatattcattttctGTTAAGAAGTTTCACATCAATTGCAAGATGACTTGCatataaagtagagacaatcctCGCCTTACAAGTCAATTTTGTAGGGTTTAGTTAGATTAAACTCTCGAAGATATTTTAATGTATGCTATGCACTTCTAGAAAAATGCAACTAGCTACCAAATTTGTAGATTCCATTTTTGTATATGAATCAGATATCCTATGTGCGCACCTACATAAACTAATATTTCAAACTGAATAGGACGACAATATAGGCGACAAAGttctttatcaaaaaatttaatgtatacACCAAAGATTTATGTAGATTATTtgtaagatatatatatattataatatatagttttatcATGCTCAAAAATATGATTGATGACATTATGACAATGTAAAATGAACTCTAaaaattataatcaaaattatCATCCAAAATTGAGTATGTTTTCTTGTAATTATCAGCATTTGCAGGGGAGAAATGTCGTGGAGAGACAGAGCAATGGTTTTTCTTTTCACCAAGACAAGAGAGAGAGTTGAGAGGAGGAAGACCTAATAGAACAACATCTTGTGGATATTGGAAGGCCACAGGTTCACCAAGCTATGTTTACTCTTCTAAAAACAAAGTGATTGGGATAAAGAAAACCATGGTGTTTTACAAAGGGAAAGCTCCTTCTGGAAGGAAAACCAAATGGAAAATGCATGAATACAAAGC
Coding sequences within it:
- the LOC123898119 gene encoding uncharacterized protein LOC123898119, producing MAFVHFIIALLFALALATIDPSSSHMVKGRVSCNDCTQDYDFSGIKVSMKCEGVKNLAMATTQHDGSFMVDLSTYHPKPLSYDNCHVKILGGPYKIYATRKNQFSQIVKDKEGNSYTISTPLSFFTSCPKNKECKVEKNNEFGSSKTINFPLPPAWGLAPSSYYLPFFPIIGIP
- the LOC123899402 gene encoding NAC domain-containing protein 90-like — translated: MEDPPTGFRFYPTEEELVGFYLHNQLEGQMHHHINRVIPVIDINAKEPWDLPTFAGEKCRGETEQWFFFSPRQERELRGGRPNRTTSCGYWKATGSPSYVYSSKNKVIGIKKTMVFYKGKAPSGRKTKWKMHEYKAIEQHSPSNTNPPKLRHEFSLCRIYVISGSFCSFDRRPLEMPKVELQLDHNASTSQQVVAELDESSLCATTHSGGAGRNHDVALVGGSSGTNWNNVANNGVDEPEVPLWEWDHLNWM